In Mastigocladopsis repens PCC 10914, a single window of DNA contains:
- a CDS encoding reverse transcriptase domain-containing protein — protein MRNAETVLSVIRDRGYRDLPLDDVYRQLFNPKLYLLAYSRIYKNDGAMTPGVTTDTADGMSIKKIENLIENIRYERFRWTPVRRINVPKKNGKTRPLGIPTWNDKLVQEVIRLILEAYYEPQFSNSSHGFRPNRGCHTALTIIDRTWQGTKWFIEGDIRGCFDNIDHKILMSILREKILDNRFLRLIENLLKAGYCEQWKYYSTVSGTPQGSIISPILANIYLDKFDKFIEETLIPEYTRGKCRTENPEYSKLVKLAWYYRKNGQFEKARQLEIQYQKMPSKDVRDPGYRRLNYVRYADDFLLGFIGSFQEAKEIKEKLKTFLAENLQLELSPEKTLITNARNEAAKFLGYEILVQYSDTKHTNGKRSINGIIALRTPASFIEEKCALYMRNGKPIHRPELINDDDFTIVNIYQSEFRGYVQFYSLAQNIAWLRKLQWVMSSSLMKTLACKHKTSVAKLCAKYYKTVKLPQGLRKCVEITVPVEGKKPLVARFGGIQLKRNLKATIQDLPTKRKPAFRNELIKRLLADECEICGAKGNIEVHHIRALKDLKTKGRKEKPQWMQVMSARRRKTLMVCPQCHDAIHAGKPRYKRVS, from the coding sequence ATGCGAAACGCCGAAACGGTTTTAAGTGTAATCCGAGACAGAGGTTATCGTGACTTACCCCTGGATGATGTCTACAGGCAACTTTTCAATCCCAAGCTGTACCTACTGGCGTACAGTCGCATCTACAAAAATGATGGGGCAATGACACCAGGAGTCACAACTGACACTGCTGATGGGATGTCCATTAAAAAGATTGAAAACCTCATAGAAAATATTCGCTATGAACGTTTTCGGTGGACACCAGTGCGGCGAATTAATGTTCCCAAGAAAAATGGGAAAACTCGACCCCTAGGAATTCCCACTTGGAACGATAAATTGGTTCAGGAAGTAATACGTTTGATATTAGAAGCGTACTACGAACCCCAATTTTCTAACAGCAGTCATGGTTTTAGACCCAATCGTGGATGTCATACGGCACTAACAATAATAGACCGTACTTGGCAAGGAACCAAATGGTTTATCGAAGGAGATATTCGTGGATGTTTTGACAACATAGACCATAAAATCTTAATGTCAATTTTACGCGAGAAAATCCTAGATAATCGCTTCTTGAGATTGATTGAAAACTTGCTAAAAGCAGGTTACTGTGAGCAATGGAAATATTACTCTACCGTTAGCGGAACGCCGCAAGGCTCGATAATATCACCCATACTCGCAAATATATATCTTGACAAATTCGATAAATTTATCGAAGAGACACTCATTCCAGAATATACGCGTGGTAAATGTCGGACAGAAAATCCGGAGTATTCAAAACTCGTAAAACTCGCCTGGTACTACAGGAAAAATGGACAATTTGAAAAAGCGCGTCAACTGGAAATACAATACCAGAAAATGCCTTCTAAAGATGTCCGTGACCCTGGATATAGGAGGTTAAACTACGTCCGCTATGCAGATGATTTTCTGCTTGGTTTTATTGGCTCGTTTCAAGAGGCAAAGGAAATCAAGGAAAAATTAAAGACATTTTTGGCTGAAAATCTTCAGTTGGAACTGTCACCAGAAAAGACCTTAATTACTAATGCCAGAAATGAAGCAGCAAAGTTTTTAGGTTACGAAATTTTAGTTCAATATTCCGACACTAAGCATACCAATGGTAAACGCTCAATCAATGGAATTATTGCACTAAGAACTCCAGCAAGCTTTATAGAAGAAAAGTGCGCTCTATACATGAGGAATGGTAAACCCATTCATCGCCCTGAATTAATAAATGATGACGATTTTACTATTGTCAACATTTACCAGTCAGAATTTAGAGGATACGTACAATTCTATAGCCTTGCTCAAAACATTGCATGGCTGAGAAAACTTCAATGGGTTATGTCGAGTTCACTGATGAAAACCCTTGCCTGTAAACACAAAACTAGCGTGGCTAAACTCTGCGCCAAGTACTATAAGACGGTAAAACTTCCACAAGGTCTAAGAAAGTGCGTTGAAATAACCGTCCCAGTAGAAGGTAAGAAACCTTTGGTGGCTCGCTTCGGCGGCATACAATTAAAACGCAACCTAAAAGCAACCATACAAGACCTGCCGACAAAGAGAAAGCCCGCGTTCAGAAATGAACTAATCAAACGGCTTCTTGCGGATGAATGCGAGATTTGTGGAGCAAAAGGTAACATTGAAGTTCACCATATTCGCGCCCTTAAAGACCTTAAAACCAAGGGCAGGAAGGAAAAACCGCAATGGATGCAAGTTATGTCCGCACGTAGAAGGAAAACTCTCATGGTCTGCCCGCAATGCCATGATGCAATACACGCCGGTAAACCAAGATATAAACGAGTCTCGTGA
- a CDS encoding reverse transcriptase N-terminal domain-containing protein, translated as MPWQKLERKVFKLQKRIYKASQRGDVKAVRKLQKTLLHSWSAKCLAVRRVTQDNRGKKTAGIDGLKNLSPKARLILVQSLKLGQKAAPTRRVWIPKPGSEGEKRPLSIPTLYDRTLQSLVKLALEREWEARFEPNSFGFRPGRNAHDAIKAIFNSIKFKPKYVLDTDIAKCVRRDS; from the coding sequence ATCCCCTGGCAAAAGCTAGAAAGGAAAGTATTTAAGTTGCAAAAACGCATCTACAAAGCCTCGCAACGTGGTGATGTCAAGGCAGTTCGTAAACTCCAAAAAACGTTGTTGCACTCCTGGTCAGCGAAGTGTTTAGCGGTTCGTAGGGTAACACAGGACAACCGAGGTAAGAAAACGGCTGGAATAGATGGGTTGAAAAACTTGTCCCCAAAAGCACGTCTTATCTTAGTACAATCCCTGAAGCTAGGTCAGAAAGCCGCTCCCACCCGAAGGGTGTGGATACCAAAACCCGGCTCAGAGGGAGAAAAAAGACCCCTTTCTATACCCACTCTGTACGACCGCACCTTGCAATCGCTAGTAAAACTAGCCTTGGAACGAGAATGGGAAGCTCGCTTCGAGCCAAACTCGTTCGGCTTTCGACCAGGAAGAAATGCCCATGATGCGATTAAGGCAATTTTCAACTCTATTAAGTTCAAACCTAAATATGTGTTGGATACCGATATTGCGAAATGTGTGCGCCGCGACAGTTAA
- a CDS encoding ABC transporter ATP-binding protein, with amino-acid sequence MIPKVHTHNQLSTRKLTLAYDGTAIIKNLDLAIPEGKMTALVGANGCGKSTLLRGLARLLKPRAGTVYLDGADLFKLSTKDVAKQLGILTQGPVAPEGLTVRDLVACGRYPYQNWLQQWSKEDERLVELALATTGMTELAERELDTLSGGQRQRAWIAMALAQDTDILLLDEPTTFLDLAHQIEVLDLLLELNQKQGRTLVMVLHDLNHACRYADYLVAVKQGGVYTHGTPEQVMTQTMVREVFGLDCRIVPDPVTRTPMCIPIGRCKS; translated from the coding sequence ATGATCCCTAAAGTTCACACGCACAACCAACTCTCAACCCGCAAGCTCACTTTAGCTTATGATGGCACAGCGATCATTAAAAACCTAGATTTAGCCATACCCGAAGGCAAGATGACTGCCTTAGTTGGTGCCAATGGTTGCGGTAAGTCAACACTGCTACGGGGTTTAGCAAGATTGCTCAAGCCGCGTGCTGGTACCGTTTATCTTGATGGAGCTGACTTGTTCAAGTTATCAACTAAAGATGTTGCCAAGCAGTTAGGTATTCTGACTCAAGGACCAGTAGCACCTGAAGGGTTAACAGTGAGAGATTTGGTTGCTTGTGGGCGTTACCCCTATCAAAACTGGTTGCAGCAGTGGTCAAAAGAAGATGAGCGGTTAGTCGAGTTAGCATTAGCAACGACTGGAATGACCGAACTGGCAGAACGTGAGTTAGATACTCTTTCTGGTGGACAACGGCAACGAGCCTGGATTGCAATGGCGCTGGCTCAGGATACGGATATTTTACTGTTAGATGAACCCACGACTTTCTTGGACTTGGCGCACCAAATAGAGGTTTTGGATTTGTTGTTGGAATTGAACCAGAAACAAGGACGAACTTTAGTCATGGTGCTGCATGACTTAAATCATGCTTGTCGTTATGCCGATTACTTAGTTGCAGTGAAGCAGGGGGGCGTTTATACCCACGGAACGCCAGAACAGGTGATGACACAAACAATGGTGCGCGAGGTATTTGGGTTAGATTGTCGAATTGTCCCCGATCCCGTAACCAGGACACCAATGTGTATTCCTATAGGGCGATGCAAAAGCTGA
- a CDS encoding FecCD family ABC transporter permease, with the protein MKKDSLVFRSKTLSVSLRIPRRVPTVLFILILITLTAMVISLSQGEYPISPLAVIQTLLGLNTGNPDHAFIINTLRLPRIITACFVGMALAVSGTILQGITRNPLAEPGIIGMNAGAGFAAVSLIVVFPDVVSAEALPLSAFTGALTVAILVYLLAWDKGSSPIRLILVGIGIDTFLNAFTTLMETFGEIDDVSRALVWLAGSVSGRSWEEVLSLLPWLIVFVPLALVKAQQLNALALGDDIAKGLGSQVEWQRGLLLLTSAALCGAAVATAGTIYFVGLMAPHIARQLVGSTHEGLIPVSGMIGAMIVVVADLLGRTLFAPTEIPCGIVTAVIGAPYFIYLLVQNRKR; encoded by the coding sequence ATGAAAAAAGACTCACTGGTTTTCCGTTCCAAAACGCTTTCTGTATCCTTACGCATTCCCCGGCGCGTCCCCACTGTCTTGTTCATCTTGATACTTATCACTTTGACGGCGATGGTGATCAGTTTGTCTCAGGGAGAATATCCAATCTCGCCATTAGCAGTTATTCAAACCCTACTAGGATTAAACACAGGCAATCCTGACCACGCATTCATTATCAATACATTACGACTACCGAGAATCATCACTGCCTGTTTTGTTGGTATGGCATTAGCGGTTTCTGGAACCATTTTGCAAGGTATAACCCGCAATCCTCTTGCCGAACCAGGAATTATCGGGATGAACGCTGGTGCTGGTTTTGCCGCTGTAAGTCTGATTGTTGTGTTCCCAGATGTCGTCAGCGCGGAAGCCTTGCCTCTCTCTGCCTTTACAGGAGCATTAACTGTTGCAATCCTTGTTTATTTACTGGCATGGGATAAGGGGAGTTCCCCAATTCGACTGATTTTGGTTGGTATTGGCATTGATACTTTTCTCAACGCCTTCACAACGCTTATGGAGACATTTGGTGAAATTGACGATGTTAGTCGGGCTTTAGTTTGGTTAGCGGGGAGTGTTTCTGGGCGCAGTTGGGAAGAGGTTTTATCTCTGCTACCCTGGTTGATTGTATTTGTCCCCTTGGCTTTGGTCAAAGCACAACAATTGAATGCTCTTGCCTTGGGAGACGATATAGCCAAAGGTTTGGGGAGTCAGGTGGAGTGGCAACGCGGTTTGTTATTGCTAACGAGTGCAGCGCTTTGTGGTGCTGCTGTTGCCACTGCTGGCACAATTTATTTTGTGGGATTAATGGCTCCCCATATTGCACGTCAGTTGGTAGGTTCAACTCATGAGGGGTTAATTCCTGTTTCAGGAATGATCGGGGCGATGATTGTGGTTGTAGCTGATTTACTGGGACGAACACTTTTTGCTCCCACAGAAATTCCTTGTGGCATTGTGACTGCTGTAATCGGCGCTCCTTACTTTATCTATTTGTTAGTGCAAAATCGCAAACGATGA
- a CDS encoding FecCD family ABC transporter permease: MQPQSKPLIGLVVGCLVLLLCLIASISYGAADISWKTIYEAFTANGSADHLIIRTVRLPRSLLAILLGAAISVAGAIMQGITRNPLADPAILGINDGAAILVVTAIFVFGSSEPSLYIWSAFVGAGAAAIAVYFIASLGRGGITPLNLTIAGAAISTLLFSLRSAILILSQRTLEEIRFWLAGSVADAEAAIIWQVLPYISIGMILAFAIAKQITILNLGEDVARGLGQQTAWVKLTAAVIVLLLAGSAVAVAGPIGFIGLVVPHIVRILISTHYYWIIPYSAVFGATLLLLSDIVARLIIQPQELPVGVITALVGAPLFIYLARTKVKK, encoded by the coding sequence ATGCAACCACAATCCAAACCTCTGATTGGCTTAGTTGTGGGTTGTCTCGTTCTCCTACTCTGCCTTATTGCAAGTATTTCCTATGGGGCGGCAGATATTTCATGGAAAACGATTTATGAGGCGTTCACAGCCAATGGTTCAGCAGATCACCTGATCATTCGTACCGTGCGATTACCGCGATCGCTCCTTGCCATATTACTAGGTGCTGCCATATCAGTCGCTGGTGCGATTATGCAAGGCATCACCCGCAATCCCTTAGCTGACCCAGCAATTTTGGGAATCAACGATGGTGCAGCGATTTTGGTCGTCACCGCCATATTTGTTTTCGGGTCATCCGAGCCGAGTTTGTATATTTGGTCTGCTTTTGTGGGTGCTGGTGCGGCTGCCATAGCTGTCTATTTCATTGCTTCCCTTGGTCGTGGTGGTATCACTCCCCTCAATCTCACCATCGCAGGTGCAGCAATCAGTACCTTACTGTTTTCACTCAGAAGTGCCATCCTCATTCTCAGTCAACGCACCCTTGAAGAAATCCGCTTTTGGTTAGCAGGTTCAGTTGCAGATGCTGAAGCCGCCATCATTTGGCAAGTGCTGCCCTACATCAGCATTGGCATGATTTTAGCATTCGCCATAGCAAAACAAATCACTATCTTGAACCTTGGTGAAGATGTCGCTAGAGGCTTAGGTCAACAAACCGCATGGGTGAAACTGACCGCTGCTGTGATTGTCCTGTTGCTAGCAGGTAGTGCAGTTGCTGTCGCCGGACCAATTGGGTTTATTGGTTTAGTCGTTCCCCACATTGTCCGCATACTTATTAGCACACATTATTACTGGATTATACCATATAGTGCCGTATTTGGAGCAACATTGTTGCTTTTATCAGATATTGTTGCCAGATTGATTATTCAGCCTCAAGAACTGCCAGTTGGAGTCATAACAGCTTTAGTCGGAGCGCCCTTGTTCATTTATCTAGCGCGAACAAAGGTGAAAAAATGA
- a CDS encoding acylase, producing MWSRCLRRKSLQILLLILSFIFALVVGIQSNGSHSSTEILWDTYGVPHIYGKDVPSAFQAFGWAQMQSHGNLLLRLYGEARGRAAEYWGEEYLKSDRWVLTMGVPERARSWYKAQSPTFRSYLDAFAKGINAYALEHSNLIDDEVKVVLPVKAEDVLAHIHRVLHFTFVVNQERVAGISEQEPPGSNGWAIAPSRSASGKAMLLANPHLPWSDLFLWYEAQVTAPGIDAYGATLVGIPVLAIAFNDSLGWTHTVNTHDGWDAYELKLVDNGYRFDNQVRAFETKTLSLKVKQKDGTLQTQPLIVKRSVHGPVVSEKGGKAVAIKVVGLDKPGVLQQWWDMARSQNLKQFETALKRSQLPMFTVIYADRDGHIMHLFNGDVPVRQKGDFEYWQGIVPGDTKSTLWTKIYPYQDLPRIVDPPSGWLQNANEPPWTTTFPTAIKPDNYPPYMAPRFMDFRAQRSARMLAEDEKITFDEIVEYKHSTRMELADRILDDLIGAARKQGGELARAADVLEAWDREANADSRGAVLFAAWAEEIDLDKVFSIPWSEQSPRTTPDGLADPKNAVAKLEVAAAKVQKAYGALDVKWGDVFRLQHGDVDLPANGGDGSLGIFRVLKFAPTSNERFRAVAGDSYVAIVEFSQPVRAMVLTSYGNATQPGSPHVGDQLQLVAKKQLRPAWRSRQDILSHLEERKVF from the coding sequence ATGTGGTCTAGATGCTTACGCAGAAAATCATTGCAAATTTTACTATTGATACTTAGTTTCATTTTTGCTTTGGTTGTGGGAATCCAAAGCAATGGCTCGCACTCAAGTACTGAAATACTTTGGGACACTTATGGAGTGCCACATATCTATGGAAAGGATGTTCCAAGTGCTTTCCAAGCTTTTGGTTGGGCACAGATGCAAAGCCACGGAAACTTGCTTTTGCGTCTTTACGGTGAAGCACGGGGACGTGCTGCCGAGTACTGGGGAGAGGAATACTTAAAATCAGATCGTTGGGTACTGACAATGGGAGTCCCAGAACGCGCCCGTTCTTGGTACAAAGCACAAAGTCCAACTTTTCGCAGCTATCTTGATGCGTTTGCCAAGGGAATTAATGCTTATGCTCTTGAGCATAGCAATTTGATTGATGACGAAGTCAAGGTCGTGCTACCAGTCAAGGCAGAAGATGTGTTGGCTCACATACACCGGGTACTTCATTTTACTTTTGTTGTTAACCAAGAGCGAGTTGCAGGCATAAGTGAGCAAGAGCCACCGGGATCAAATGGTTGGGCGATCGCCCCATCACGATCCGCAAGTGGCAAAGCAATGCTGCTAGCTAACCCACACCTGCCTTGGTCAGATTTATTCTTATGGTATGAAGCACAAGTCACCGCCCCAGGTATTGATGCTTACGGAGCAACACTTGTGGGAATTCCCGTGTTGGCGATCGCATTCAACGACTCTTTGGGCTGGACTCACACCGTTAACACTCACGATGGTTGGGACGCTTACGAACTCAAACTAGTTGACAACGGTTATCGCTTTGATAACCAAGTTCGCGCTTTTGAGACAAAAACTTTATCCCTAAAAGTCAAGCAAAAAGACGGCACGCTGCAAACACAACCCCTCATTGTTAAACGTTCTGTTCATGGACCTGTCGTATCAGAAAAAGGCGGTAAAGCCGTAGCGATAAAGGTTGTAGGGCTTGACAAACCAGGTGTGTTGCAGCAGTGGTGGGATATGGCACGCTCCCAAAACCTCAAGCAATTTGAAACCGCACTGAAGCGATCGCAACTTCCAATGTTTACCGTGATCTATGCAGATAGAGATGGGCATATCATGCACTTGTTCAACGGTGACGTTCCGGTTCGGCAAAAGGGAGATTTTGAATACTGGCAAGGTATTGTCCCAGGCGATACTAAAAGCACATTATGGACAAAAATTTACCCCTATCAAGATTTACCACGCATTGTTGACCCACCTAGTGGTTGGTTACAAAATGCCAACGAACCACCTTGGACAACCACATTTCCAACCGCCATCAAACCAGACAATTATCCGCCTTATATGGCACCGCGTTTCATGGATTTTCGAGCGCAGCGTTCTGCAAGAATGTTGGCAGAGGATGAAAAAATCACTTTCGATGAAATAGTTGAATACAAGCACTCAACCCGCATGGAACTTGCAGATCGCATCTTGGATGACTTAATTGGAGCTGCACGCAAGCAGGGGGGCGAATTAGCACGAGCTGCTGATGTGTTAGAAGCTTGGGATCGGGAAGCGAATGCAGATAGCAGAGGTGCAGTACTCTTTGCTGCTTGGGCAGAAGAGATAGATTTAGATAAAGTGTTTAGCATACCTTGGAGTGAACAATCCCCGCGCACCACTCCTGATGGTTTAGCTGACCCCAAAAACGCAGTTGCCAAATTGGAAGTAGCAGCAGCTAAAGTTCAAAAGGCTTATGGGGCGTTAGATGTCAAGTGGGGAGACGTGTTCCGACTACAGCATGGCGATGTCGATTTGCCAGCCAATGGTGGCGATGGATCTCTTGGTATCTTCCGCGTTCTCAAATTTGCGCCAACTTCAAATGAGCGCTTTCGAGCAGTTGCAGGTGATTCTTATGTCGCTATTGTTGAATTTTCTCAACCAGTACGGGCGATGGTACTGACGAGCTACGGCAACGCAACTCAACCAGGTTCGCCCCATGTTGGGGATCAGTTGCAATTAGTTGCGAAGAAACAACTGCGTCCGGCTTGGCGATCGCGTCAAGATATCCTCTCTCATTTAGAAGAGCGCAAGGTGTTTTGA
- a CDS encoding MFS transporter → MRIFFIIWLGQLVSTIGSYMTSFAIKIWAWELTGQVTTLALLGFFSLLPSIFITLVAGVIVDRTSRKFLMIIGDTVAAVTTVAILWLYLTDNLQIWHLYVSGALNGAFSEIQSLAYSVSITTLVSKQHYTRATSMNSALHYSSVIIAPALSGILYYLIRLNGILVIDLVTFLIAVGTVLKVHIPQPKPSSNVEHQEHTGIFWQLIFGFRYVIARPSLLAIIVIASLFWFAHDIGAALYSPMILARTGNDAKILGSISSAAGLGGVIGTILLSVWGGPKRRIHGFLLGMAGAGLSKIVFGLGQGLLIWLPAQFCSSLNFPLLSSSNTAILLSKVKPDVQGRVFAVRSTIQQAVSAIAVLIAGLLADYVFQPAMMPGGSLTPIFGWLFGTGKAAGMALLYVISSLCLLVFGLSGYAFRVLRDVEMIVPDHDAADIK, encoded by the coding sequence ATGCGTATTTTCTTTATCATTTGGCTTGGTCAGCTGGTTTCAACTATCGGCAGCTATATGACCAGCTTTGCTATCAAAATCTGGGCTTGGGAACTGACGGGTCAAGTAACAACATTAGCTTTGTTGGGGTTTTTTTCTCTTCTACCAAGCATCTTTATAACATTGGTCGCTGGAGTGATTGTAGACCGTACGAGTCGCAAATTTTTGATGATTATTGGCGATACAGTAGCGGCTGTTACAACTGTGGCAATTCTCTGGCTCTACCTCACAGACAATTTACAAATTTGGCATCTCTATGTCAGTGGTGCGCTCAATGGTGCTTTTAGTGAAATCCAGTCACTAGCCTATTCAGTATCAATCACAACGCTGGTTAGCAAACAGCACTATACCCGTGCAACTAGTATGAATTCTGCGCTTCATTACAGTTCAGTTATTATTGCTCCTGCACTATCGGGTATATTATATTACCTTATTCGTTTGAACGGAATTTTAGTCATCGATCTTGTTACCTTCTTAATTGCTGTTGGCACTGTCCTCAAGGTTCACATTCCTCAACCAAAACCCAGCAGCAATGTAGAACATCAGGAACACACAGGCATCTTTTGGCAACTTATCTTTGGATTTCGCTATGTGATTGCGCGTCCGAGTCTGCTAGCTATCATCGTGATTGCGTCCTTATTTTGGTTTGCTCATGACATAGGCGCTGCCTTGTATTCGCCGATGATTTTGGCACGCACAGGAAATGATGCCAAGATACTAGGCAGTATCTCTTCAGCTGCTGGACTTGGTGGTGTGATTGGAACAATATTGTTAAGTGTTTGGGGTGGTCCTAAGCGCCGCATCCACGGTTTTCTTCTAGGAATGGCTGGCGCTGGGTTGAGCAAAATAGTATTTGGTCTCGGTCAAGGATTACTCATTTGGCTTCCTGCACAGTTTTGCTCTTCGCTGAATTTTCCCTTACTCAGTAGTTCCAACACTGCTATTTTGTTATCCAAGGTAAAACCTGATGTCCAAGGACGAGTTTTCGCTGTCCGATCTACAATTCAGCAAGCTGTTTCTGCGATCGCTGTCTTAATAGCTGGGCTACTAGCCGATTATGTTTTTCAACCAGCGATGATGCCGGGAGGTAGTCTCACACCAATATTTGGCTGGTTATTCGGCACTGGAAAAGCTGCCGGCATGGCACTGCTGTATGTTATTTCTTCACTGTGCTTGTTAGTTTTTGGCTTGAGTGGATATGCCTTTCGTGTGTTACGTGATGTGGAAATGATTGTGCCGGATCATGATGCGGCTGATATCAAGTGA
- a CDS encoding iron-siderophore ABC transporter substrate-binding protein, whose protein sequence is MSKRLSRSIQLFFLMTFAFFLVTACYSNAPINTGSPKAQLAASECRVIQHKLGKICVPLNPQRIIVTDETTLEAVVELGLKPLAVPKPNILGSKVSLFGEKFEGITYIGTESQLNIEKIVQLHPDLILGLVGANLSHYKLLSHIAPTVILNFTNTTWKDTFLQIGEILGKTEKAKEVLAQYHQRVEKLRKVLGQKLSKTEVSVSRFYMGRQATQFRTINSFPVSVLQEVGFSIPVVQRQLTVGKQTYVHLNLERLDLLDADVLFVVINPGAEEIFEKYQKSPVWQLLNVVKNKRVYTVDSSYWIFGNIWSANAILNDLFKYLVGAEVHGD, encoded by the coding sequence ATGAGTAAACGATTGAGTCGTAGTATTCAGCTATTTTTTCTAATGACCTTCGCCTTCTTTTTGGTGACGGCTTGCTACAGCAACGCTCCTATCAACACTGGCTCCCCAAAGGCACAGTTAGCAGCATCTGAGTGTCGCGTCATTCAGCATAAATTGGGCAAAATCTGTGTTCCTCTTAACCCGCAACGTATTATTGTTACGGATGAAACAACGTTGGAAGCGGTGGTGGAACTCGGCTTAAAACCATTAGCCGTACCAAAGCCAAATATTTTGGGTAGTAAAGTCAGTCTTTTTGGAGAAAAATTTGAAGGTATAACTTATATCGGTACAGAGAGCCAGCTGAATATAGAAAAAATAGTGCAGCTGCATCCGGATTTAATCCTAGGGCTTGTTGGTGCTAACTTGAGTCATTACAAGCTGTTGTCGCACATAGCTCCAACAGTTATACTCAACTTCACTAACACGACTTGGAAAGATACTTTTCTACAGATTGGTGAAATCCTAGGCAAAACAGAAAAAGCTAAAGAAGTGCTTGCTCAATATCACCAACGAGTAGAAAAATTGCGAAAAGTTCTAGGACAGAAACTGTCGAAAACAGAGGTTTCTGTGAGCCGCTTTTACATGGGAAGGCAAGCTACACAATTCCGAACGATAAACTCATTCCCTGTCAGTGTTCTACAAGAGGTGGGGTTTTCTATCCCGGTTGTACAACGTCAGTTGACTGTCGGCAAGCAAACCTATGTACACCTCAACCTAGAACGTCTCGACTTACTAGATGCAGATGTTCTGTTTGTGGTAATAAACCCAGGAGCTGAAGAAATCTTTGAAAAATATCAAAAAAGCCCAGTTTGGCAACTGCTGAATGTGGTCAAGAACAAGCGAGTCTACACTGTTGATTCTAGTTACTGGATATTTGGTAACATTTGGTCAGCTAACGCCATACTGAATGACCTGTTTAAATACTTGGTAGGTGCAGAGGTTCATGGTGATTAG